In one window of Brassica rapa cultivar Chiifu-401-42 chromosome A07, CAAS_Brap_v3.01, whole genome shotgun sequence DNA:
- the LOC117126648 gene encoding uncharacterized protein At4g04775-like: MSAASSSTTGGRRRIRTPGIPSRCWCGVGVTEIISRSNPNPYRRYYRCLFAASQKLENDNHVFKWVDEAFTDEIHQLNYQVRMLEEEVQSLKATIRNEGDIREGPKKMPMIKISGGCVLLTIVLVVGIMMYKK; the protein is encoded by the exons ATGTCCGCCGCTTCATCTTCCACGACCGGTGGTCGGAGACGGATACGAACTCCGGGGATACCTAGTAGGTGTTGGTGCGGGGTGGGCGTCACCGAGATCATCTCCAGAAGCAATCCAAACCCATATCGCCGGTATTATCGGTGTCTCTTTGCGGCTTCACAAAAG CTCGAGAACGACAATCATGTCTTCAAATGGGTTGACGAAGCCTTCACCGATGAGATACATCAGCTGAACTACCAAGTTCGAATGCTCGAAGAAGAAGTTCAGAGTCTCAAAGCAACAATAAGGAATGAAGGAGATATCCGCGAAGGTCCCAAAAAGATGCCCATGATAAAGATATCAGGAGGTTGTGTTCTTCTTACCATCGTTTTAGTTGTAGGAATTATGATGTacaaaaagtaa
- the LOC103844332 gene encoding diphthamide biosynthesis protein 3, with protein sequence MSYDDVEIEDMEWNEEIQAYTYPCPCGDLFQITKEDLRLGEEIANCPSCSLYITVIYNMEDFQNDTKNNNEPKSRQAVAVA encoded by the coding sequence ATGTCGTACGACGATGTAGAGATAGAGGATATGGAGTGGAACGAAGAGATTCAAGCGTACACGTATCCTTGCCCTTGTGGCGATTTGTTCCAGATCACGAAGGAGGATCTACGTCTAGGCGAGGAGATCGCCAATTGCCCGAGCTGCTCCCTCTATATCACCGTCATCTACAACATGGAGGATTTTCAGAACGATACGAAGAATAATAACGAACCTAAGAGTCGTCAAGCCGTCGCCGTCGCGTGA